The genomic window AATAAAGAAATTTCCGAAAAACTTGCAGAACGCAATATTCTTAAGAATAAATTTGCTGAAATACTTTCTCCTGTAAACATGTACGAACGAATAAATCAGGATATTCTCACAGTAGTAGTCAGTGAGGAATTAGTAGATTTAATTGACACTGAAAAAAACGGAGAACTTATACTGGAAAGTGTTCGACTGAGACAGACCTTAACAGACAAACTCGGGTATGTAATTCCTGCTATACGATTTATAAGCTCTGATGAATTGACAGAAAATCAGTACAGAATTAATATAAGAAAATTTAAAGCACTTTCAGGAATAGCTTATCCCGGATACAGGCTGTTTACAGCGGGGCAGGCTAATATTGAGAAAAAGCCCAGAGGAGCAATAGACTCTATTGATCCGATTACTGGTCAAAAAGTATTCTGGATAGAAGAAGGTAAAACTAAAAGTTACTGGGATAAAGGTTTAACAATATCTCAAGTTATTAGTATGCATCTTGAATTTGTTGTATGTAAATATATTGAAGAAATTATATCTTATGGCGAAATTCTCAATTATATAAGCCTTCTTGGAGATGAGAATCTTTTTCTCGCCGAAGAACTCATACAAGAAGCAGTTACTCTAGGCGATTTACGCTATATTTTTGCGAAATTATTAAGAGAAAAAATTTCCATAAAAGATATTGTATTTGTGTTTGAAAAACTTAATGACTTGATTAAAGCAGAAGACAATACAGTTACAGAACAAAAGCAAAAAAAAGGACAAAAGACTTTTGAAGCGTCTTTTACCTCTTTTAATCAGACAAACGATCAGCTTGTAGATAATCTGAGAATTTTGATGGCAAGGCAAATTTGTAGTGATATTGCAGATTCTAATAATTTTATTTACGGAATAATTCCAACTGTTGAACAAAATACAAAGCTAAAAAAATCACTTGATAAGAAAAACAAACAGAAATATTTTATTCAAAACCACGATGTAAAAGAATTTGTAAAATTCATCTGCGAAAAAATAAAAACTTGCGAATATGATATTTCAAATATCGCTGTTATCGTCAAGCCTGAATTAAGATTGCCTGTATTTCATCTTTTTGAACAGGAAATTACAAAATTAAGGGTTGTTTCAGAAGATGAAATTGCTGATGAGTTTAATGTAGAAATTATTTAATTTTTTCTGATTCAAAATTTGCAAAACTTTTACTTCAATATAAAATCATATTAAGTGAGTGATAATAAATATTTTTGAGAGGATTTTTGTATGCAAGCCGCTATCGACATTAAAAGTCTATATTCTGACTATGTTAAAACCCTTGAAACATATATTATGTTTCGTATAAAACAGGAGATGATTAGACTCACTCCGGAGCTTAAAGCTAAAAACAGAACCCCTATAAATCTTAGTATTGGAGCGCCTACACAGGCTCCGCCAGAATTTGTAATAAATGAACTTAAAAATTGCCTTAATGAAACAGGTATTCATTCCTATTCAGTGCCAAAAGGCGAAATTTATTTTCTTGAAGCTGTTGCTCAAAGAATGAAAAAAAGATTCGGAGTTGATTTAGATCCAAAAACAGAAATATTTTCTTTAATAGGTTCAAAAGAAGGACTCTCTCATATTTTCAGATGCCTCGTAAATCCGACCTTAAATGAGAAAGAACAGGATATAATTTTGATTCCAGACCCGGGATATGCTTCTTTTAAAGAACAAATCAAGGTTATAGGAGGAAAAGCTTACTCCATTCCTCTAACATACGAAAACAACTTTATGCCTGATCTTAAAGAATTGATGAAAAAACTTGAGAATGAAGGATTTTCTCCTGACAAAGTAAAAGCTCTTGTAATAAACTACCCTAATAATCCGCTTGGGGCCACTGCAACAAGAGAATATTTGAAACAGGTTGTTGATTTTTGCAGAGAAAGAAATATTTTATTAATAAGTGACGCAGCTTATGCTGATATGTACTTTGATGATCAGGAGCCTCCTGCCAGTATTTTTGAATTCGAAGGTGCAAAAGATATTGCAATTGAATTCCACAGCCTGAGCAAGCCTTACAGCATGACGGGATGGAGAATTGGCTGGGCATGTGGAAACAAAGACGCTGTCGGAATCCTTGGTAAACTAAAATCAACTGTTGATACAGGTGTATTCAAAGCAATTCAAAAAGCATCCGCAAAAATTTTAGTTTCTGATGAAGGCGATGAATACATAAAAAAAGCTAACGCAATGTACCAGAAAAAGCAGGAAATCCTTGTAAACGGCTTTAAAGAGCTTGGATGGGATATTGAAAGTTTGATTATTCCAAAAGCAACATTTTATTTGTGGCTGCCTATTCCTGAAAGATTCAAGGATTCAGAAGAATTTTGCCAGAAAGTGCTGGAAACTTCAGGGGTAGTAATAGTGCCGGGAACAGGCTTTGGCGACAACGGAGAAGGATTCTTCAGGCTTTCTATTGTTGCTGAGGATGATGATCTTTATAAAGTCATAGAAAGACTCAAAGAAGACGGCTTTAGCTGGAATTAACATAATTTCAGTATTAATTATCCGAGTGCATAAGAGAATTTATCGCTTAGTATTTTTGCCATGCATAAATATCTGTAATCTACGAAAAATTTTATCAGTCAGAACGAGAAATCAGCTTCAAAAATAGCTGATTTCTTTATTTTTTTGCAAACCTCGTGATACTTTTATCAAAGTGAGTGATAGTGAAGATTTGTGTTTTTATGTGTGGTTTTGATAAAATCTTCACGTTTTGCAAAAACTAAGCAATTTTTCTTTCATTGATTAACTCAATTAAAAAATCTTTGCCGCCTTTTTTAATTGCTCTTAAAAGTAAATCAGCACTTTTAGACTGATCGACTTTATAAGTTTCCCATCGAGCAAAGGATTTTGATCCTAATCCTAAAAGTTTATCCAGCTGATCTTGTGTATATCCCAGAGATTCCCTTATTCCTTTTATTTCTTCTGCTGTTAAAAGTCCTCGTTTTTGTCGATCTTCTTTAAGAGCTTCAAGTATTTTTTGTGATTCAATTTTACAATCTTGAGGATTCAAATAGCATTCTCCGCAATTTTGGCATTTAGACCAAGACAGTCCGGTTAAATTTAAAGGCTTTTTCTTATTGCCGACTTTAAATTCTATTGTTTCTTGCTGATTTTCTTGTCTGATGATGTCATTAGAACCGCATATTGCACAAGTTTTCATGATATTACCTCTTTATTTTCTTTTAAATTGAATTATTACTGATTCATTATCTAATATTTGAAGTTTAATGTAAGCCGTTCCTTTGTTTATTATTGCTTTATGATAAACGTCTTGCCATAATTTGTTATTTTCATTAACCGTCATCGATTTATACAAATCAATATTTTCAAGTGTATCGATGATTTCAATAATTTCATCAGGCAGAAGCGAGAAATCTTTTTCGGCATTACGAGAAGCAACTTTTGTAATCTGATAATTACCTTGAAGGATAAAGGATTTTACTTCTTCTAAATTATAATGAGATTTTCTCTTTTCCATTTTTAAACCTTTATTAATTTAGCTTAATAGTATCACATTGCAACCATGAATTCAAGTTGTCAGAATGTTTCTGAACAAACATATTTTCGAGCAATAGACTTGAAAGCCTTCGCAGAAGGCTTTATCATTCATAACAGTTGAAACGTTGTAAATAAACTAATTCGAGGTAACTTATGGTTTAATTCAAACATTCAAAAAAAAATAGATGCTGTTTTACAATGGCGAACCCGTGACGCAATATCGGAGACAAATATTCTTGTTCGTCTTAAACAGTTGAATGCAAAATATACATTATCAGATGGTATGAGAAACATTATCACCCAGTCTGAGAAAAAGCTATAGATTATCAGATGGTTTGAGAAAGTTTATCGCTTAGAATGAGAATTTTGAATAAAATCAGCTGAAAATGATGGCTGATTCTATTTTTTTTGCAAAGTCCCTGATAATTTTATCAAACTAAGTGACAGTAAAGTTTCGTGTTTTTATGTGTGGTTTTGATAAGAATAAAATAATTATCCGTACATAACCTGAACATCATCAAGATTAGCGGTTTTTCTTGCCTGAGCTAAATCATAATGAGATTGCATATTAATCCAAAATTCAGGAGTAGTATTAAATGCCTTCGCAAGTTTTAAAGCCATTAAAGAACTGATACCTGATTTGCCGTTGACTATTTCTGATAATGTAGTTCTTGATATTCCCAGCTTCAAAGCTGCCTCGGTTATTGATAAGCCTAAAGGCTCGAGACATTCTTGTTTTAATATTTTTCCCGGATGCGGCGGATTTTTCATTTGCATAATATCACCTCCATTAGTGATAGTCTTCGTAATTTAATATATAAGCGTTTCCATTTTCAAATTTAAAAGTTATTCGCCAGTTTGCTCTGACTGTAACCGACCAAAGGTCTTTCATATTTCCTTTTAACGGATGCAATTTATACGAAGGAAGAGCCAAATCATGTATAACAAATGCCGAATCAATAGTTAAAAGAATATTCTGAACTTTTTCTATGTGTTCAGAATTAATTCCTGATGCGTCATCGTCAAGAAATAATTTTTCTAAACCTTTATGTTTAAAACTTTTAATCATAATAATTACATTGTAAACTGTTAGGCTACGGTTGTCAATTGTGTAAGATAATTTTATTTTTTAATGTTGCTGAACAAACATATTTTCGAACAATAGACTTGAAATCTTTCGCAGAAGGCTTTATCATTCACAACAGTTAAAGAGTAATAAAGAAATTGATTCTAGGTAAACGCAAATATGTCTCTATGTAAAACGTTCGGCTTTTTAGATTGGACTTTAAACAAACCAGAGTTATGATGAAACTATGTTAAATAACTAAAATACAAGGAGAATAGGCAACTATAGGAAATTAATGAAATTACATTTAAGGAATTTATCAAAGATGATAAAACTCGCGATATAACCTCATTGTAATATAGAACATAAAACTAAGTGATAGTAAAGATTGTACAGTTGTACTATAGATTATCAGGTGGTTTGAGAAAGTTTATCAGTCAGTATGAGAAAAAGCCCCAAAAATTATCAAACTCCTCCATCAAAGTGGGGAAATTTTCTGCTATTTTTTCAAGTTAAGATTTATGTTGCTTTATGAACTTATAAGTCTTCTTCCTTATAAAATTCTAAGGTGGGAATCATGCAACTATCCCACTTGAAATAATACCCACAAATTGATATAATGATAATAATTACAAGGAGAAGTATCATGGCTATACAAGAAAAATATTTAAAACCAGATTCAAAAGGAAGAATACAGCTTGGCAGACTTGCAAAAGATGTTGTTCGATATCAAGTTGTTGAAGAATCCGATGGAAAAATAATATTATTCCCTGAAGTTGCAATACCAGCAAACGAAGCTTGGTTGTACAAGAATAAAAAAGCTCTTGAAGCTGTTAAAAAAGGATTAGAAGATTCTGCTTCAGGAAAAGTAAAAAAAAGAGGCAGCTTTGCAAAATATATAGATGAGGAATAATGGCATTTGAATTAATATTTTCAGATCAGGCAGATGCAGATATGGAAAACCTTGAAAATGATAAAAGTCTTGAGAAAAAACTTAAAGCAGTTAATAAAGCGTTAGGCTACCTTGAAACTAACCCGAGACATCCCAGTTTGAATACTCACGAATTTACATCTTTGACAAAACAGTACGGAATAAAAATATATGAGGCATATGCAGAAAATAATACTCCTGCTGCTTATAGAATTTTTTGGCATTATGGTCCCGGCAAAAAATTTATAACAATAATTTCAGTAACCGCACATCCATAAAATAAGTATTTAAAATGTGTTCCTGTGTAAACCTTTTAGCTTTTTTGACTGGACTTCGTCGTGATCAGAGTTATGATGAAACTAAGTTAAGTAACTAAAAAGCAAGGAGGACAAACAACTACAGGAAAATAAAAAAAGAGCTAAAATAAAAAATAGATACAGTTTTACAATGGCGAACCCATGACGCAATATCCACCGCATATATTCTTGTTTGTATCAAACAGTTGAATAACAAATATAGAAGTATAAATGTACATTATCAGTGTATTTGTATATCTATAGTTTTATTCGGTATCAATTTATAGTTTTATTCGGTAAATAAAAAAGGGGGAAGTGAAAAATAAATCAAGTACAGCGTGGCTTTTAGGCAATTTCTGGGGTTTGATAATACTTACCAAAATTTACCAACACTTACCAGTATATACCAGTTTATTACCGCTTTTTTTGAAGTTTTACCAACATTGATTTTTAAAACTGCCTGCAACCCCTACCAAATAAGGCTATAGGGGGTGGTAAATAACGGTAAACATTTACCGCTATTCCATGTAAAAATTGAAGAAAATTCGCAAAAAAAGCGAGCTATTTCTGAAAATCAGAAAAAACCGCCCCTGGTGCATTGAGAAAAAATTTGCTAAAATCGCTACAATCTGCTTAGTGTCTATAAATACAGGATTACAAATATTATACTTTCAGTCGGAGTGATTTTTTCACACGGATTGAAAGCTAGGTTTTATCAATGCCGAAAACCTTTACCATGTTTGGGATTACAGGATTTTTCAAGTTTTCTTGTTTATCGGAGTTAATTTCTGCTGAAAAACTTCGAAGTAGGAAGGTTGGGGAAGCAAGGGGAAATGTTTCTAATGGTTTAAGAATTATGTTTTTCTGTGTTTATAAGGGAAAAACATAATTTATTTTTCATAACTTTCCAAACTGATAATTCTCATTTTAGGTGTTAAATACATGCATGAAAATTTTTAGCTCAAGGAGGAAGTTTGGTTGAGAATAAAGCCGCTTTACGAAGTCATAAATGTTAAGTTGCTTGAAGAAACTTTTTTGGAATGACATAAAAACTCGTATTTATTGAATTTTTAGCTTGTTACAGTCAGATATATTTAGATACAAAACTAAATAT from bacterium includes these protein-coding regions:
- a CDS encoding HigA family addiction module antitoxin, with translation MQMKNPPHPGKILKQECLEPLGLSITEAALKLGISRTTLSEIVNGKSGISSLMALKLAKAFNTTPEFWINMQSHYDLAQARKTANLDDVQVMYG
- a CDS encoding aminotransferase class I/II-fold pyridoxal phosphate-dependent enzyme; this encodes MQAAIDIKSLYSDYVKTLETYIMFRIKQEMIRLTPELKAKNRTPINLSIGAPTQAPPEFVINELKNCLNETGIHSYSVPKGEIYFLEAVAQRMKKRFGVDLDPKTEIFSLIGSKEGLSHIFRCLVNPTLNEKEQDIILIPDPGYASFKEQIKVIGGKAYSIPLTYENNFMPDLKELMKKLENEGFSPDKVKALVINYPNNPLGATATREYLKQVVDFCRERNILLISDAAYADMYFDDQEPPASIFEFEGAKDIAIEFHSLSKPYSMTGWRIGWACGNKDAVGILGKLKSTVDTGVFKAIQKASAKILVSDEGDEYIKKANAMYQKKQEILVNGFKELGWDIESLIIPKATFYLWLPIPERFKDSEEFCQKVLETSGVVIVPGTGFGDNGEGFFRLSIVAEDDDLYKVIERLKEDGFSWN
- a CDS encoding type II toxin-antitoxin system RelE/ParE family toxin, giving the protein MIKSFKHKGLEKLFLDDDASGINSEHIEKVQNILLTIDSAFVIHDLALPSYKLHPLKGNMKDLWSVTVRANWRITFKFENGNAYILNYEDYH
- a CDS encoding FHIPEP family type III secretion protein, which codes for MFDESRFEYVVKACPSEDTEALEELLNSMSVEGWELYSMNEAEGEEGFQYNCIFSRQASDSFGEDDDIAQVGHFKSRMEKLFHYKDDPYEQAKSLQEQLRQKNERVNEIKQMLDSNSIDIDRESINKEISEKLAERNILKNKFAEILSPVNMYERINQDILTVVVSEELVDLIDTEKNGELILESVRLRQTLTDKLGYVIPAIRFISSDELTENQYRINIRKFKALSGIAYPGYRLFTAGQANIEKKPRGAIDSIDPITGQKVFWIEEGKTKSYWDKGLTISQVISMHLEFVVCKYIEEIISYGEILNYISLLGDENLFLAEELIQEAVTLGDLRYIFAKLLREKISIKDIVFVFEKLNDLIKAEDNTVTEQKQKKGQKTFEASFTSFNQTNDQLVDNLRILMARQICSDIADSNNFIYGIIPTVEQNTKLKKSLDKKNKQKYFIQNHDVKEFVKFICEKIKTCEYDISNIAVIVKPELRLPVFHLFEQEITKLRVVSEDEIADEFNVEII
- a CDS encoding type II TA system antitoxin MqsA family protein — encoded protein: MKTCAICGSNDIIRQENQQETIEFKVGNKKKPLNLTGLSWSKCQNCGECYLNPQDCKIESQKILEALKEDRQKRGLLTAEEIKGIRESLGYTQDQLDKLLGLGSKSFARWETYKVDQSKSADLLLRAIKKGGKDFLIELINERKIA
- a CDS encoding type II toxin-antitoxin system MqsR family toxin produces the protein MEKRKSHYNLEEVKSFILQGNYQITKVASRNAEKDFSLLPDEIIEIIDTLENIDLYKSMTVNENNKLWQDVYHKAIINKGTAYIKLQILDNESVIIQFKRK